The Gammaproteobacteria bacterium genome window below encodes:
- the amt gene encoding ammonium transporter: MSLFAKNKLWLLSLVFFALPSMAFAEGVIDSGDTSWMLTATALVLFMTIPGLSLFYAGLVRSKNVLSVLMQCFTITCIASLVWLVFGYSLAFSNGGESLNNWIGGLSNFFLSDVTRSSLSGTIPESVFVMFQMTFAIITPALVVGGFAERMKFSAMMWFSVLWLAVVYLPVCHWVWGGGWLGEMGVLDFAGGLVVHITAGVGAIVAAMVLGNRKGFPRTAMPPHNLTMTVTGAGMLWVGWFGFNAGSAVAASGDAGMAMLVTHISAATGSLVWMFAEWVKYGKPSVLGIVTGMVAGLGTITPASGYVGPMGAIIIGASAGIVCFLATNFIKRALKIDDSLDVFPVHGVGGILGTLLAGVLVAEQFGGAGLAEGMTISSQLGVQAIGVIAVLAWTAVATFIILKVIKAIIGLRVDEQEETEGLDITQHEETGYNM; this comes from the coding sequence ATGAGTTTGTTTGCTAAAAATAAGTTATGGCTACTTAGCCTGGTATTTTTTGCATTGCCAAGTATGGCCTTTGCTGAAGGAGTTATAGATTCTGGGGACACTTCCTGGATGTTGACTGCTACCGCATTGGTTTTATTTATGACTATTCCTGGCTTGTCACTTTTTTATGCAGGTCTTGTGCGTAGTAAGAATGTTTTATCAGTGTTAATGCAATGCTTCACTATTACATGTATAGCTTCACTGGTTTGGCTAGTATTTGGTTACAGCCTTGCATTTAGCAATGGCGGTGAATCGCTAAATAACTGGATAGGTGGATTGTCTAATTTCTTTTTATCGGATGTAACACGCAGTTCGTTAAGTGGCACGATTCCAGAGAGTGTGTTCGTAATGTTCCAAATGACGTTTGCCATCATTACGCCTGCATTAGTGGTTGGCGGTTTTGCAGAGCGCATGAAATTTTCTGCGATGATGTGGTTTTCAGTTTTGTGGCTAGCTGTTGTTTATCTTCCAGTTTGTCACTGGGTGTGGGGTGGTGGCTGGTTAGGCGAAATGGGTGTATTAGATTTTGCTGGTGGGCTGGTTGTACACATAACTGCAGGTGTGGGTGCAATCGTGGCAGCGATGGTGCTGGGCAATCGAAAAGGATTCCCAAGAACCGCCATGCCTCCGCATAATTTAACCATGACTGTTACAGGCGCAGGAATGCTGTGGGTGGGCTGGTTTGGCTTTAATGCAGGTAGTGCAGTTGCTGCAAGTGGCGATGCAGGCATGGCTATGTTGGTTACACATATTAGTGCTGCGACGGGTTCATTAGTGTGGATGTTTGCAGAGTGGGTTAAATATGGGAAACCAAGTGTATTGGGAATAGTCACTGGCATGGTGGCAGGTCTTGGAACCATAACCCCTGCATCTGGATACGTAGGTCCAATGGGAGCAATAATAATTGGTGCTTCAGCAGGTATTGTTTGTTTTCTGGCTACAAACTTTATAAAACGCGCACTCAAAATTGACGATTCACTGGATGTTTTCCCAGTTCACGGAGTGGGCGGAATATTGGGAACACTACTAGCTGGTGTTTTAGTTGCAGAACAGTTTGGTGGAGCAGGACTAGCAGAAGGCATGACCATTAGTTCACAACTAGGTGTGCAAGCAATTGGAGTGATAGCTGTATTGGCGTGGACTGCTGTAGCAACCTTTATCATACTAAAAGTGATAAAAGCTATTATTGGCTTACGTGTTGATGAGCAAGAAGAAACTGAGGGTCTAGATATCACTCAGCACGAAGAGACTGGCTACAACATGTAG
- the tkt gene encoding transketolase yields the protein MDNRREIANAIRVLSMDAVQQANSGHPGMPMGMADIAEVLWNDFHKHNPKNPNWSDRDRFVVSNGHGSMLLYSLLHLSGYDLSIQDLKDFRQLHSKTPGHPEYGDTPGVETTTGPLGQGVSNAVGLALAEKILAAQFNQDGLDIVDHYTYAFVGDGCLMEGISHEACSLAGTLELGKLIVFYDDNGISIDGEIDGWFTDDTPMRFRAYGWDVIESVDGHDAAQIKSAIESAKKETSKPTIICCKTVIGWGAPNKQGTGNAHGAPLGDDEIKLVREKLNWSHEAFEIPDSIYKEWNADEKGVQAEAQWQEKFNAYKTKYPELAAEFERRTQNKLPDTWQKDSMQVIQNAVDEKKTVATRVASQLALDGFAKLLPELAGGSADLTPSNNTWWSGSKDLAKTDWSGNYIRYGVREFGMSAINSGIALHGGFIPYSATFLVFSDYARNALRVAALMKLRNIFIYTHDSIGLGEDGPTHQAVEQTATLRMIPNMSVWRTADTVESAVSWKHAIEREDGPTCLVFSRQNLPFLERSAEQVDAIAKGGYVLHDCDGAPALILIAAGSEVGIAMDAAKQLNQQGKQVRVVSMPNTNLYDQQDAAYKESVLPAVVSKRIAIEAGVSDYWCKYVGLQGRTIGIDTFGASAPGGVAMKHFGFSEENIIKQALEMLA from the coding sequence ATGGATAATCGTCGAGAAATTGCCAATGCCATCCGAGTGTTGAGTATGGATGCCGTTCAACAGGCTAATTCAGGACATCCCGGTATGCCTATGGGTATGGCAGATATAGCCGAAGTGCTCTGGAATGACTTTCATAAGCATAATCCGAAAAACCCAAATTGGTCAGATCGTGATCGATTTGTGGTTTCAAATGGACACGGGTCCATGTTGTTGTACTCGCTACTACATTTATCGGGATACGATCTTTCCATTCAAGATCTTAAAGATTTCCGTCAGTTGCACTCGAAAACACCAGGCCACCCAGAATATGGTGACACGCCAGGTGTAGAAACCACTACTGGTCCGCTAGGCCAAGGGGTGAGTAATGCTGTGGGGCTTGCGCTAGCTGAAAAAATACTCGCGGCGCAATTTAATCAAGACGGGCTCGATATTGTTGACCACTATACCTATGCATTTGTAGGTGATGGCTGTTTGATGGAAGGTATTTCGCATGAAGCTTGTTCCTTAGCTGGAACATTGGAGCTTGGCAAGTTAATCGTTTTTTATGATGACAATGGTATTTCTATTGATGGCGAGATTGATGGTTGGTTTACCGATGATACGCCTATGCGATTCCGCGCTTATGGATGGGATGTAATCGAAAGTGTAGATGGCCATGATGCCGCGCAAATAAAAAGTGCAATTGAATCTGCTAAAAAAGAAACTTCTAAGCCAACGATTATCTGCTGCAAAACCGTTATTGGTTGGGGGGCGCCAAATAAGCAAGGTACTGGTAATGCGCATGGTGCACCACTTGGAGACGATGAAATTAAATTAGTGCGTGAAAAATTAAATTGGTCGCACGAAGCCTTTGAAATTCCAGATTCAATTTATAAAGAATGGAATGCAGACGAGAAAGGTGTACAAGCCGAAGCACAGTGGCAAGAAAAGTTTAATGCATATAAAACGAAGTATCCTGAATTAGCAGCAGAATTCGAACGTCGTACTCAGAATAAACTTCCTGATACTTGGCAGAAAGATTCTATGCAAGTTATTCAGAATGCGGTAGATGAGAAAAAGACGGTTGCAACACGAGTTGCATCTCAGCTGGCATTAGATGGTTTTGCAAAATTGCTACCTGAGTTGGCAGGCGGCTCTGCTGACTTGACGCCGTCTAATAATACTTGGTGGTCAGGCTCTAAGGATCTTGCTAAAACCGATTGGTCAGGAAATTACATACGTTATGGCGTACGTGAATTTGGCATGTCAGCGATTAATTCAGGTATCGCATTACATGGTGGGTTTATTCCATATAGTGCAACGTTTTTAGTATTTTCAGATTACGCGCGCAATGCACTACGTGTAGCAGCATTAATGAAATTGCGTAATATATTTATTTACACTCATGACTCAATTGGTTTGGGTGAAGATGGACCCACGCACCAAGCTGTAGAACAAACCGCGACCTTGCGCATGATTCCAAATATGTCAGTTTGGCGTACCGCAGATACGGTAGAGTCCGCTGTTTCTTGGAAGCACGCAATCGAGCGTGAAGACGGGCCTACATGCTTGGTATTCTCACGTCAAAATCTTCCGTTTTTAGAACGAAGTGCAGAACAAGTGGATGCTATCGCAAAAGGTGGCTACGTGCTGCATGATTGTGATGGAGCTCCAGCGCTTATTTTAATTGCTGCCGGTTCGGAAGTTGGGATAGCAATGGATGCAGCCAAACAACTTAACCAGCAAGGCAAGCAAGTACGTGTGGTATCGATGCCAAATACCAACCTATACGACCAACAGGATGCGGCCTACAAGGAATCAGTTTTACCTGCAGTAGTAAGCAAGCGAATTGCAATCGAAGCTGGTGTATCAGATTACTGGTGTAAATATGTAGGTTTACAAGGGCGTACAATTGGTATCGACACATTTGGAGCATCCGCTCCAGGTGGTGTGGCGATGAAGCATTTTGGATTTAGTGAAGAGAATATCATTAAGCAAGCATTAGAAATGCTAGCGTAA
- the pgk gene encoding phosphoglycerate kinase encodes MSVLSMADLDLANQRVLIREDLNVPIKEGRVTSAKRIQAALPTIQFAVDKGAKVILLSHRGRPTEGNFDQNQSLQPIADYLRDQCNLKIRLEKDWLSGVELNAGEIVLCENVRFQVGEKSNDDQLAKQMARLCDVYVMDAFGTAHRAHASTHGVAKFAPIACAGPLLKKELDSLQKALAEPARPMVAVVGGSKVSTKLTVLETLLDKVDQLIVGGGIVNTFLAAIGKPVGKSLYEADLVDTAKSLLDVAASKNTEIPLPADVVCAKEFSETAVATTKSVNDVAEDDLILDIGPESSKHIASLMQDAGTIVWNGPVGVFEFDDFANGTEVMAKAIANSQAFSIAGGGDTLAAVDKFGLEEKISYISTGGGAFLEYLEGKKLPAVAVLEQRFNEQQSA; translated from the coding sequence ATGTCAGTCTTAAGCATGGCTGATCTAGATCTTGCGAATCAGCGTGTGCTAATTCGCGAAGACCTGAATGTCCCAATAAAAGAGGGTCGTGTCACCAGTGCAAAGCGCATACAAGCTGCATTGCCTACTATACAATTTGCTGTAGATAAAGGTGCAAAAGTAATTTTACTTTCACATCGAGGTCGACCTACTGAAGGTAATTTTGATCAAAATCAATCACTACAGCCAATAGCGGATTACTTGAGAGACCAATGTAATCTTAAAATCAGATTGGAAAAGGATTGGTTGTCCGGAGTAGAACTTAATGCTGGTGAAATAGTGCTATGTGAAAATGTTCGCTTCCAAGTTGGTGAAAAAAGTAATGATGACCAGCTTGCTAAACAGATGGCACGTCTCTGTGATGTGTATGTAATGGATGCATTTGGTACTGCACATCGCGCACATGCTTCAACACATGGGGTAGCGAAATTTGCTCCAATTGCCTGTGCTGGCCCTTTATTAAAGAAAGAATTAGATTCTTTGCAAAAAGCATTAGCTGAACCTGCTCGCCCAATGGTTGCAGTTGTTGGAGGATCTAAGGTTTCCACCAAGCTAACGGTGTTGGAAACTTTATTAGATAAAGTAGATCAATTGATAGTAGGTGGAGGAATTGTGAATACATTTCTCGCTGCAATCGGCAAGCCAGTTGGCAAGTCTCTTTATGAGGCTGATTTAGTGGATACTGCAAAGTCCTTGCTTGATGTGGCTGCCAGTAAAAATACTGAGATTCCACTACCTGCTGATGTGGTATGTGCTAAGGAATTTTCTGAGACAGCTGTGGCTACGACAAAATCAGTAAATGATGTGGCAGAAGACGATTTAATATTAGATATTGGGCCTGAGTCATCTAAGCATATCGCGTCATTGATGCAAGATGCTGGCACAATTGTTTGGAATGGCCCTGTTGGTGTATTTGAGTTTGATGATTTCGCAAATGGAACTGAGGTGATGGCGAAAGCTATTGCGAATAGTCAGGCATTTTCAATAGCTGGTGGTGGCGATACACTTGCCGCAGTAGATAAATTTGGATTAGAAGAAAAGATTTCATATATCTCAACCGGTGGCGGAGCATTTTTAGAATACCTTGAAGGCAAGAAACTTCCTGCAGTTGCAGTCTTAGAACAAAGATTTAATGAACAACAATCTGCCTAA
- the pyk gene encoding pyruvate kinase encodes MRHTKIIATLGPATDSEKVMGELMDAGIDLVRLNFSHGTHEEHAWRIKTLRKLSKEKDYEVGVLGDLQGAKIRIGIFKDKKIHLEVGDPFCIDTNLSIDEGNQQRIGTTYKGLAGDVGPKDILLVDDGRIVLKVLDVEKGKINCEVVMGGELSSNKGINRKGGGLSAPALTNKDREDIKHAVDFDVDYIAISFPRDAEDILLAKKLFEDAGGNAGIIAKIERVESLESIDGILDAVDAIMIGRGDLGVEIGDAEVPGVQKSLIEMAHKKNRIAITATQMMESMTYSPIPTRAEVSDVANAVLDGTDAVMLSGETAVGNYPVKAVKAMNRTCLASERQALKKISEQRTSTKFERVDEAIAMSAMYTANRLEVAAIAALTESGSTALWMSRVNSAIPIYALTRHEKTLRLVTLYKGVYPAKFDVLGRTHAEVNKEAIDVLQICGVVQENDLVIITKGDLMGAGGGTSALKIVRVGHLIDPQ; translated from the coding sequence CTGCGGCATACAAAAATTATAGCCACGCTTGGTCCTGCCACTGATAGTGAAAAGGTGATGGGCGAATTGATGGATGCAGGAATAGATTTAGTGCGCCTGAATTTTTCTCATGGCACGCATGAAGAGCATGCTTGGCGGATAAAAACTTTACGTAAGCTCAGCAAAGAAAAAGATTATGAAGTTGGAGTGCTGGGAGACTTGCAAGGTGCGAAAATTAGAATTGGTATATTTAAAGATAAGAAAATCCATCTTGAAGTCGGTGACCCGTTCTGCATTGATACTAATTTATCAATTGATGAAGGAAACCAACAAAGAATAGGTACGACGTATAAAGGATTAGCGGGTGATGTTGGTCCTAAGGATATTTTATTGGTTGATGATGGGCGCATCGTTTTAAAAGTGCTGGATGTTGAAAAGGGTAAGATCAATTGTGAAGTGGTGATGGGAGGCGAACTCAGCAGCAATAAGGGTATTAATCGCAAAGGTGGCGGTTTATCTGCACCAGCACTTACAAATAAAGATCGTGAAGATATAAAGCATGCAGTTGATTTTGATGTTGACTACATTGCAATTTCATTTCCACGTGATGCAGAAGATATTTTACTAGCCAAAAAATTATTTGAAGATGCTGGCGGTAATGCAGGAATCATTGCAAAAATCGAGCGTGTTGAATCATTGGAATCGATCGACGGCATCTTAGATGCGGTTGATGCCATTATGATTGGTCGCGGAGATTTGGGTGTTGAAATTGGTGATGCAGAAGTACCGGGTGTGCAAAAGTCTTTAATTGAGATGGCGCACAAAAAAAATCGTATCGCAATAACTGCAACTCAAATGATGGAGTCAATGACCTATAGCCCAATTCCGACTCGTGCTGAAGTATCTGATGTCGCCAATGCGGTATTAGATGGCACCGATGCAGTGATGTTATCGGGTGAAACGGCGGTAGGGAATTACCCGGTAAAAGCAGTGAAGGCGATGAACCGAACCTGTCTGGCTTCCGAAAGACAGGCTTTGAAAAAAATATCGGAGCAACGCACCAGTACAAAGTTTGAGAGAGTGGATGAGGCAATTGCGATGTCGGCCATGTACACCGCTAACCGTTTAGAAGTAGCAGCGATTGCAGCATTAACCGAATCTGGATCAACTGCATTGTGGATGTCGCGGGTTAATTCAGCGATACCTATTTATGCGCTTACACGCCATGAGAAAACTTTGCGTTTAGTGACATTATATAAAGGTGTCTATCCTGCAAAATTTGACGTACTGGGTCGTACCCATGCAGAAGTGAATAAAGAGGCAATAGATGTACTACAGATATGTGGGGTTGTTCAAGAAAACGACTTGGTCATAATTACTAAAGGTGACCTGATGGGTGCAGGCGGTGGTACAAGCGCTTTAAAAATTGTTCGAGTCGGTCACTTAATTGATCCTCAATAA
- the gap gene encoding type I glyceraldehyde-3-phosphate dehydrogenase, translating to MAIKIAINGYGRIGRNIMRAIYESGRNNEIQVVAINDLGDANTNAHLTQYDTAHGKFNGTVVVDGDYIVINGDRIRVCSERDPSKLPWAELGVDVVHESTGFFASKEKASAHLKAGAKKVIISAPGGNDVDATIVYGVNHDTLKASDTVISNASCTTNCLAPLVKPLHEKIGVENGVMTTIHAYTNDQVLTDVFHSDLRRARSATMSMIPTKTGAAAAVGLVLPMLNGKLDGFSMRVPTINVSVVDLTFLASRDTTVEEVNAVMKDAADGHVLDYVDAPLVSIDFNHDPHSSNFDATLTKVMGTRTVKVCSWYDNEWGFSNRMIDTTVALMNAK from the coding sequence ATGGCGATAAAAATTGCAATTAATGGTTATGGGCGTATTGGCAGAAACATCATGCGCGCTATCTATGAATCAGGCCGCAATAATGAAATTCAAGTGGTTGCAATTAATGACTTAGGCGATGCAAATACTAATGCACACTTAACTCAGTACGATACTGCGCATGGAAAATTTAATGGGACTGTAGTTGTAGATGGTGACTACATAGTTATTAATGGTGACCGTATTCGTGTTTGCTCCGAGCGTGATCCAAGCAAACTTCCTTGGGCCGAACTTGGAGTAGATGTTGTACACGAAAGCACTGGTTTTTTCGCCAGTAAAGAAAAAGCTTCTGCACATTTAAAAGCGGGCGCTAAAAAAGTAATTATTTCTGCACCGGGTGGAAACGATGTTGACGCTACGATTGTATATGGCGTGAATCACGATACATTGAAAGCCAGTGACACGGTTATTTCTAATGCTTCATGTACAACAAACTGTTTGGCGCCATTAGTAAAGCCTTTGCATGAAAAGATCGGTGTTGAGAATGGTGTGATGACCACAATTCATGCTTATACCAACGACCAAGTTTTAACAGATGTATTTCATAGTGACTTAAGACGTGCGCGTTCAGCAACCATGTCGATGATTCCAACAAAGACTGGAGCTGCAGCTGCGGTAGGATTGGTGTTACCCATGTTAAATGGGAAGCTCGATGGGTTTTCAATGCGTGTACCAACTATAAATGTCTCTGTGGTAGATCTTACTTTCTTGGCTTCAAGAGACACTACCGTTGAAGAAGTTAATGCAGTAATGAAAGACGCGGCAGATGGGCATGTACTGGATTATGTAGATGCGCCGCTGGTATCGATTGATTTTAATCATGACCCACATTCTTCTAATTTTGATGCGACGCTTACGAAAGTGATGGGTACGCGTACTGTCAAAGTATGTTCTTGGTATGACAACGAATGGGGCTTCTCAAATCGTATGATAGATACCACCGTTGCTTTAATGAATGCTAAATAA
- the bioD gene encoding dethiobiotin synthase: MKNTTKRNGLFITGTDTDVGKTYIGSQVVSLLYGMKISVQPRKPIESGCGLLDGELQPADANHYYDAVEKNIPLTDICPFRFQPAISPQRAARLVKQPITIKELKNVCLKNSTSDDFLFVEGAGGFYSPLCEDGLNADLAKALQLPVLLIANDQLGCINHILLSAEAIRQKELELSAVILNSKNATHDDAMDNLDDLKNYFEIPIFLISHNELIKSNKPLVDFLISI, encoded by the coding sequence ATGAAAAATACTACGAAGAGAAACGGCTTATTTATAACAGGTACAGATACTGATGTTGGCAAGACCTATATTGGTTCACAAGTTGTATCTTTATTATATGGAATGAAAATTTCTGTGCAGCCACGTAAGCCAATTGAGTCTGGTTGCGGGCTACTGGATGGTGAGTTACAGCCCGCGGATGCTAATCACTACTATGATGCTGTAGAAAAAAATATTCCATTAACTGATATATGCCCATTTCGTTTTCAGCCTGCTATTTCGCCACAGCGCGCAGCACGATTGGTTAAACAGCCGATAACAATCAAAGAATTGAAGAATGTTTGTTTAAAAAATAGTACATCAGATGATTTCTTATTTGTTGAAGGTGCTGGTGGTTTCTATTCACCATTATGTGAAGATGGATTAAATGCGGATTTAGCAAAAGCACTTCAGCTACCTGTGCTGTTAATTGCTAACGATCAACTTGGATGTATTAACCATATTTTATTATCTGCTGAAGCCATTCGACAAAAAGAGCTTGAATTAAGTGCAGTAATTCTAAACAGTAAAAATGCCACACATGACGATGCTATGGATAATTTGGATGATTTAAAAAATTACTTCGAGATTCCTATATTTTTAATCTCTCACAACGAATTAATTAAGAGCAATAAGCCTCTAGTGGACTTTCTAATCAGCATTTAG
- a CDS encoding P-II family nitrogen regulator (indirectly regulates nitrogen metabolism; at high nitrogen levels P-II prevents the phosphorylation of NR-I, the transcriptional activator of the glutamine synthetase gene (glnA); at low nitrogen levels P-II is uridylylated to form PII-UMP and interacts with an adenylyltransferase (GlnE) that activates GlnA) yields MKMVTAIIKPFKLDDVREALSEIGVMGLTVTEVKGFGRQKGHTELYRGAEYVVDFLPKVKLEIGITEELVESVIEAVTKAANTGKIGDGKIFVTNIEQAIRIRTGETGKDAL; encoded by the coding sequence ATGAAAATGGTTACAGCCATTATTAAACCTTTCAAGCTTGATGATGTTCGCGAAGCATTATCTGAAATAGGCGTTATGGGTCTTACCGTAACGGAAGTAAAAGGCTTTGGTAGGCAAAAAGGACATACCGAGCTTTACCGTGGAGCAGAGTATGTAGTCGATTTTTTACCAAAAGTTAAATTAGAAATTGGCATTACTGAAGAATTAGTTGAATCCGTTATCGAGGCGGTCACCAAAGCAGCTAATACAGGAAAAATTGGTGATGGAAAAATATTTGTAACGAATATCGAGCAAGCGATTCGTATCCGTACCGGAGAAACCGGGAAAGATGCTTTATAA
- a CDS encoding fructose-bisphosphate aldolase class I, with translation MNVQELNIIASAMVAPGRGILAMDESHPTCNKRFEGLGITTTEEMRQAYRDMLVTAPGLSDYIGGAILFDETIRQKTLEGTPFAEYLRKNGIIPGIKVDAGAKVLAGHEDEKVTEGLDGLRERLAEYYKLGARFSKWRAVITIGKDIPSWACIEANAHALARYALLSQEAGIVPIVEPEVLMDGDHSIEQCYEVTELAQRITFQQIKNQGVALEGMILKPSMVISGASAANRADVQTVAEQTIKCLLASVPASVPGIAFLSGGQSDEEASAHLNAMNAMGVKLPWALTFSYGRALQQTAMKTWMGESANVEKAQNALLWRAKCNGSAALGKYTEAMEKQAA, from the coding sequence ATGAATGTTCAAGAATTAAATATAATCGCATCTGCCATGGTGGCCCCAGGCCGAGGTATTTTGGCTATGGATGAAAGTCATCCTACCTGTAATAAACGTTTTGAAGGCTTGGGTATCACAACTACAGAAGAAATGCGTCAAGCGTATCGCGACATGTTAGTTACAGCACCTGGTTTGTCTGATTATATTGGTGGCGCGATTCTGTTTGATGAAACCATTCGCCAAAAAACTTTAGAAGGTACTCCATTTGCTGAATACTTAAGAAAAAATGGGATAATCCCAGGAATTAAAGTTGATGCAGGTGCGAAAGTTCTAGCTGGACATGAAGATGAAAAAGTTACCGAGGGTTTAGATGGGCTACGTGAACGTTTAGCAGAGTATTATAAACTGGGCGCGCGTTTTTCTAAGTGGCGCGCGGTTATTACCATTGGTAAAGATATTCCTAGTTGGGCATGCATAGAGGCAAATGCGCATGCGCTTGCTCGTTATGCATTGCTCAGCCAAGAAGCAGGCATTGTGCCAATTGTAGAGCCAGAAGTTTTAATGGATGGTGATCATTCTATAGAGCAATGCTACGAAGTGACTGAATTAGCACAGCGTATTACCTTCCAGCAAATTAAAAATCAAGGTGTTGCGCTTGAAGGCATGATTCTAAAACCTTCCATGGTGATCTCGGGTGCGTCAGCTGCTAATCGTGCTGATGTGCAAACGGTTGCTGAACAAACTATTAAATGTTTATTAGCATCGGTGCCCGCATCAGTCCCTGGTATTGCATTTTTATCAGGTGGGCAAAGTGATGAAGAAGCCAGTGCACATTTAAACGCTATGAATGCGATGGGTGTGAAATTACCTTGGGCATTAACTTTTTCTTATGGCCGTGCATTGCAGCAAACAGCAATGAAAACTTGGATGGGTGAGAGCGCAAATGTTGAAAAAGCACAAAATGCATTGTTATGGCGTGCTAAATGCAATGGTTCTGCTGCTCTTGGAAAGTACACTGAAGCTATGGAAAAGCAAGCTGCTTAA